In the Commensalibacter nepenthis genome, CTGTTAGTATTATAACGGAATTTCAAATCATTAGCGATATGTAATTGTGAAAACATTTCCTTGAGCGTAGAGGCTAACGTGAATTCCATCACAGGTTCAGCAAGCTGTCCATTACGGATCATGAACCCACTGGCACCTCGGCTATAATCACCTGTCACCATATTGACCGAAGAACCAATCATTTCGGTAATATAAATACCTTCTTTGATGTCTGCCATTAATTCCGTAGGGGTTTGTGTGCCAGCCATGACATATAGATTGGTTGTCGTAGGTGAGGGAGGAGAGGACGGTCCACGTGTCGCATGACCATTACTGACTAACCCCAGTTGACTTGCGGTACGGCTATCGAGTAGCCAATTGGCAATCTTTCCTTGGTCAACCAGTTTTAATTCTTCGGGATATAGACCTTCGACATCAAATGGGCGAGAGGCTAATCCTTTGATAAGATAAGGTTGATCGATAATGGTAATATCTGCTGGAAAAATCAAATTACCCATATCGTTTTTCAAAAAAGAAGTTCCTCTGGCAATGGCATAACCATTCAATGCCCCTGCGAGATGACCAAGAATAGAATTGGCTACTCTGGGATCAAAAATAACCGGTAAAATCCCTGTATTGGGTTTTTTTGGATTTAATTTTGCAACGGCTTTTTCACCAGCACTGCGTCCAATTGCGTCAGCATCTTCTAAATCTTTTAAATGCACGGTCGAATGGTAATCATAATCGCGTTGCATATCAGTGCCTGTGCCAGCCAAGACACATGCCGATAAAGAGTGGGATGTTCTGGCATAGGTGCCAAAGAAATCATTACTATTCGCAAGGATCATCTCGTTTTTGCTATAACCACAGCTGCCACCCATACTATTGCTTACCCCTTGAACGGCTAAGGCTGCTGCTTCTGTTTGTTTGGCTTGCTCAAGCATTTCTTGTGTAGAGCGTTCAGAAGCATCGTACAGATCAAGTTCTTTGGGATCAATACACGCTTTTGAAGAAGGTTCAGGCAAACCAGAGAAGGGGTCTTCTGGTAAAATCTTTGCCATAGAAATGGCTTGTTCGACTAATTTTTCAATATTGTCTTTATGTAAATCTGTCGTAGAAATGGTTGCAGAACGTTTGTCTATAAAAACACGTAGCCCAACAGTTTTTGTTTCAGAGCGCTCCAATTCTTCAGATTGACCATTTCGAACCTGCACACCAACAGAGGTCGAAGCCAGCATAACAGCGTCAGCAGCAGTTGCGCCAGCTTTTTTTGCTTGATGAATTAAATCTTTAATAAAATTTTGATTTTGTGTCATGAATTTAAGCTTTCGGTAATCTCTGCTAATGACGGCACGTGGCGAATAGGTCCCAACGTGGTTAAAGTCGGTTTCCCGTGGAAAATATGCTCAGCAATTTGATAGATATCTTCGATCGTCACAGCATCAATTTTATCCACTATTTCTTGGGGGGGAATGATACGGTTATAAATTTGTAGATGTCGTGCAATTTGCTCACAACGGCTGGCTGTGCTTTCCATGGACATTAACAAAGAAGATTTTAATTGAGCTTTGGTGCGTTTTAATTCTTCTGGCTTAATGAGTGTCTGGATATTCTTGAGCTCTTGAATTAAAATGGGCATCAGTTTTTTGGTTTGCTCTTCACCTGTACCAGCATAAATACCAAATAATCCATCATCTTGATGCGCTGTATTATAAGCATAGACGGAATAAACCAGCCCATGTTTTTCACGCACTTCTTGGAAAAGGCGAGAGGACATCCCACCACCCAGAATAATGGACAGTAGAATGGCTGCGTAATATTGGGGATGATTGTAATTTACAGAAGGAAATCCCAATAAAATATGTGCTTGATCGAGTTCTTTTTCTTTACGGAATTCTCCCCCTTGATAATTGGCGGGCATTACTGATTGCGTTGGGGTTTGGGGTAAATCTTTAAAATAATGTTCGACAAGATGAACGATTTCATCGTGCTCTAAATTGCCAGCTGCTGCAAAGATCGTGTTATTGGTATTGTAATGACGCGCCATATAGGCTTGCAAAGTATCACGTTGCATGGTGTGAATTAATGCTTCGGTTCCCAAAGTAGGACGACCCATTGGTTGATTAGGATAAGCGGTTTCTTGGAAATAATCAAAAACGATGTCATCAGGTGTGTCGTTGGCTTGCCCAATCTCTTGCAAGATAACGCCACGTTCTCTTTCCAACTCTGTTGGGTCAAATGTGCTATGGGTGAGAATATCGCCAAGAATATCCACCCCAAGCTCATAATCGTCTTTTAATAATTTAATATAATAGGCTGTAATTTCACGTGCTGTATAGGCGTTAATATGACCACCAACATTTTCAACAGCTTCGGCAATATTCAGTGCAGAGCGTGTTGTGGTTCCTTTGAACGCCATATGCTCCAGAAAGTGAGAGATCCCATTTTCTTCGGCAGTTTCATAACGTGTTCCAACACTGACATACGCACCAAGGGAGATCGTTTCAACACGATCCATTTTTTCCGTTACAACTAGCATCCCAGAGGGGAGGCGTGTGATCTTTATAGCTTGGTTCATATTTATCCTAGAGTAATATTAAAAATTGTTTTTACGTATTGTGGCACGAACTGAATCTTCGATTTTCTTTAGATTAGCAGGTAAAACTTGATAGCTTTCTTTACGATCATATAAGTCTGACAATGTCAAAGGTAAAGCTGGCGTAATACCCGTTGCTTGCTTGATTGCATCAGGGAATTTCGCAGGATGCGCTGTGGCAACGGTTACCATTGGAATATCTTTGTTACGATATTTTTGAGCAGTAGCAATACCAATAGCAGTATGTGGGTCTGCTAGATAAGCAGATTCTTTGTAATATTGTTGAATGACTTTTTCGGTTTCTTGGTCACTCAGAGCCATTCCTTTGAAGTTTTCAGTTGCTTTATTCCAAATATTAGCAGGAATATCCATTTTTTTGTTTTGACGGAAATCTTGCATGGTTTGGCGACATTGATCGGCATCTCGGTCTAGCAATTCAAACAATAAACGTTCAAAATTAGAAGAAATTTGAATATCCATAGAAGGAGATAGACTAGGGCGAACGCCTTGGATGCTCATATCATTATTAAGTAAGAAACGGGTCAAAATGTCATTATGGTTAGACCCTACACACAGAAGATTAATTGGCACACCAATTTTGCGTGCTGTCCATGCAGCCAAGATATTTCCAAAGTTACCTGTTGGAACAGTAAAGGAAACTTCACGGTCAGGAGCCCCTAATAATAAAGCTGCATATATGTAATAAGGTACTTGTGCGGCAATACGTCCCCAGTTAATAGAGTTAACCGCAGAGAGTTGTACTGCATCACGGAAAGGCGCATCCGCAAACATGGCTTTGACCAAGTCTTGGCAATCATCAAAAGAGCCTTCAACAGCAATATTATTGATATTTGGCTCTAAAACAGTTGTCATTTGACGGCGCTGAACTTCCGAAGTTCTGCCATAAGGATGTAAAATTGTAACGGTTAGATTAGAGCTTCCTTTGAAAGCCTCGATTGCAGCAGACCCTGTATCCCCAGAAGTTGCCCCGACAATCGTGATTTTTTCACCTCTTTGGCTTAAGACATAGTCAAATAAATGACCAAGAAGTTGCATTGCCATATCTTTAAACGCCAGCGTTGGACCATGGAATAATTCTTGGACAAATAAATTATGGTCAAGCTGAATTAACGGCACAATGGCTTTATGGTTAAAACCAGCATAAGATTTCTGACAAAGATCCAATAAAACAGCTTCTGGGATTTCATTGCCTGTAAAAAGATGGACGATCTTTGCTGCTAGCTCAGGATAGCTCAATCCTCGCATTTTTCGTAAATCATCAGCAGAAATTTGAGGCCAAGTTTCGGGGATATATAACCCACCATCTTGGGCAAGACCAGCAAGAAGCGTATTAGAGAAATTTAAGATGGGGGCTTGCCCTCTGGTAGAAACGTAACGCATTGTAAACCTAATAAAAAATGATTATTAAATAATTATTTATTTTGTAGTGCAGGCGGGGTCAGGCTGTATATGTATAAAGGCCATTGTATGGTTGAATGATCTTGTTTGTTTAACAGCTGTGTTTGATCGAATTGTATCGTAGGAATATATAATACATTATTTTTAGATATAAATGGATGTGCAGGCCATTTCAATCTGGGGTCGGTGATTAATTTATTCAAAATACGACCGGTGGTAAAACGATAGACACTGTTGGTTGCGATATCATCAATATATAAAGTGCCATCAGGTCCGCAAACGATACCACCTGATGAAGGGGTTTTAAACCAAATCATCATGGCTTCGTTTAATTCAGCAGGGGAGTAGGTCGCATCGTTGAGATACATGGTATCAATACGATATAAAGGACCACTGACGGCTTGGTAATATAAGCGTTTTCCATCTGGAGAAATGGCCAATTGGTTCACATTGAAATGTGAGGATTGGTCAAGGTTTGGTTTAACGACTTGGTTATTCGCAACCACTGCAAGTCGAGAATAAAGGCTGGGAGAATTTTCCAACAAGCGTCTGGCTTGACCTGTCTTGGTATCAAACACGATGATGGCAGGTGCGCCTTCGTCTGCAATATAAATATGGTGATCGTAAACAGCAATTGCGTTCAAAGCGGTTTTTTCTTTGAATACAGAGTCAGGAATAGGATATGTTTGAAGAACTTGGTCTGTTTTTGTATCGATTGTTATAATTTTGGCAGCATTTTTAATCGGCGTAGCCCCAACTTTTGGAATACCACTATCTAAAACCCATAAAATTCCATCTGGCGTCAAAGTCATCCCTGTTAACCCAATGAAATGTTTACTTAAATTTTGTGTGTTGATGTTGTTCCATTCTTCGTTTGGGTATGGAGTTAAGGTGTTATCTGGCTTGACAATCGCAAGAGAAAGTCCTTTATCATCAGTCAATCTTGGGAATTGAGCAATCATGCGTTCTTTATCATCAACCACGATATAGTCGGGTAAATATCCCTTAACAGAAGCGACTTGCTTTAACGCATCTGATGATAAAAGTGCTGGTTGATCCAGCTTTTGTTTTGCATGTGCTAAAGAGGGAGCAATGAAGATCAGTGCCAAGGCAAAAGATACAGAACGGGTAAAAGGTTTTAATAAAATCATAACCGATATTCTATTCCTGATATAAAACATAGAGTTTATTTATAAGGCAATTTTTTAAAAGATGATAGGGAATATCTGAGATAAAAGCTGATATTTTAAACGAAGTCTATTTTTCAGAATTCAATATTTTGAGTTTATACAAAGCTTTTGTATAGTGTTTTCAATATTTCTAAGTAATTTAAAGATTGATTTAGGTTGTTTTGCATGTTTTACGATCAAAAAATAAACCATGGATTATCGTTGCTATCCAAAGGACAACTCCAAGAAGCTGATAATATCTTTTGTGATGTATTAACAAAAGAACCTAATTTTTCTGAGGCATTTTATGGCAGAGCCTGCGTAGCGAGGGCAGCAGGAAATCATGCTTTGGCTATTGGTTTTGCAGGACAGGCAATCGAAATTAAACCACAATCTCATTATTATATTCCCTTGGGATTGTCATTGTATGAACAAGGACATAGCGCAGAAGGAGAGGCTGCTTTAAAAAGTTCACTCTTATTAAATCCTTATGATCCAAGGGCTTATCATGCATTGGCTTTGGTTTATGAGGCAATGGGAAATCAACAAGGGGCGGAACATGCGTTTCGAAAAGCAATAGAGTTACAACCTTCATCTTTGACCTATTGGAAAGAGCTGATTCGATTTTATTATCAAGCAGAAGCATTCGAGCAAGCTTTAAATATTGCCAAGGATGCAGTTAAAAATAATGTGGGTAAAATAGAGTTTATGCATGAGCTTGGCGTTCTTTTGTATAAGATGGGCATATTAGGCGAAGCAGAGCGTGTATTTCGTAAAATCATACGCTTAAATCTTAATATTATTTCTGCTTACGCAAATTTGGGCGCTATTTTATTTCAGCTTAATCGATTGCAAGAAGCCAAAAAGAATTTGGTGTTTGCCCTCGAACATGAGCCTGAAGTCATTGAAACACAGGTTAATTTGGGATTGGTACAAATGGGGCTGGGGGCTTTGTCAGAAGCCAAAGAGTTGCTACAATCCGCTTATCAAAAAGCACCTCTTGACGCGCGTATTGGTTTAAATCTTGGCACAATTCTTTTTGAATTAAGAATGTTGGATGATGCCGAAACAATATATCGTCACTTATTGACTCCTTCAGAGTTTATTTCATTAACAGAACAAGAATATCATAAAATAGAATATAATTTATCAATGGTTTTATTGGCTAAAGGGAATGTGATTGAAGGGTATGAGCATATGGAAGCTCGCCATTCTTTATTAAATCATTTTGTGGATAGCGATCATATTCCAATATGGGATGGTAAAGAACCCGCTGAAACACTATTGGTTCGTGCAGAACAAGGGCTAGGGGATACACTGCAATTTATTCGTTATTTACCAGCCCTTTTACAACAATATTCTATTGTTATCGAAGTGCAAAAAGAATTGGTTCATTTATTAGAACTTATTGTAAGTTCTTGTCAATCGGATCATTCATGTGTTGTCGTTGAAAAAAACAGCGTCTTACCAGAGGGTATAACGCATCAAGTCATGCTAATGAGTTTACCTTACCTGCTGCAAGCACAAGAGATTCCTCAATATCAATTGCGTTTGGAAACGTGCCAGTCACAGCATATTTCTGATGGATTAAAAGTTGGACTTTGTTGGATGGGAAATCGTGATAATCATTTTGATTTATTGCGCTCAATCCCTTTATCTAATTTTAGCTCTTTACTTGATAGTCATAAGATAGCGTTCTATGCATTACAAATAGGGCTGAAAAAATCAGATATGCCGAAAGGATTTGTTGGTGCTTTACCTTGTGGGGATTTATTACGAACGGCTTTCTTTATTCAACAATTAGATTTGGTAATCACTGTTGATACAATGATTGCACATTTGGCTGGAATATTGGGTAAGCCTGTATGGTTATTAAATCGCTATGGTGGGGATTGGCGTTGGTATCCAACTTATCAAAATGAAAATAATAATAGTTTGTGGTATCCAACATTGCGTATTTTTCAACAAAAACAGCCATTACCTCCAGATCAAGCATGGAATAACTTGATGGAAGAGGTAAAGGCTGAGTTGGCTACAATATTATAAAATCTTTACTGTTTTAAGGTTCTTCTTTTGGTGGTGTGATTTCCATTTGAATAATAGAAGCTGCACTATTGGGTTGAATGCCCGTAATATTTTCTTCTACTTCTTCAAGAACTTTTAAGATTGCTTCGCGAATAACAGATAAGCGTTTTTTATCTTGTACTTTTAAACCAAAAACATCTTTGATATAGAAAACATCCACCGCCCTGATACCATAGGTAGTAATATGTGCAGAGCTGATTTGTAGCTTTTGTTCTCTAATCGTTTTGGTGACATCATACAGTAACCCAATGCGGTCACGTCCGTTTACTTCTATGACGGTAAATCCATTTGAGGCTTGATTATCAATGACAACCCTTGGGGGGACATGAATAGCCCGCATACGACGACCATATAACATATGACGATTACAATCTTGCAGCCGTTGTTCAATATCAATGGTGCCAGCCAAAGCAGATGTAATTAAATCAACTGTTCGTTGCAAACGAAGTGGATCATCAAACACATCTTGTGCAGCATCTTGTATCCAAAATGTATCAAGCACCATACCATTGGTTAATGTATGAATACGTGCATCAACAATTGAAGCACCAGCCACAGCCAATGCACCAGAGATTTTTGAAAATAAACCAGGATGATCAGGTGCGTAAACAGTAACTTCTGTAACACCGCGATCAGGCAAAGGATAGGTGCGTATGGTTAAAGGAGCTTGCTTTTGTTGTGCTTCTATAATCATATGCGCGTGGCGTATATGCGTATTTTCATCAAATGATAACCAATAGCTGGCATATCCTAAATTCATAAAAAATTCGACATCAGCATTGGGAAGGTTGATAATTGAAAATTGTTTGGTCAGATTATTTTTTACACGATATACACGGGTATCGCGTTCTTGTGTAGCAAGACTACCTTCTAAAACTTCTGCAACACGATTATAAAGCTCGGTCAATAACGTGGCTTTCCAAGCATTCCACACTTTTTTATTCACTGCACGCATGTCAGAAATGGTTAATAAGAAGAGTAGCCTTAATCGTTCAGGGGATTGAATGGTGTCAACCAAATCCAAAATTGTCTTTGGATCATCAATATCTCTTTGAAAGGCGGTATGGCTTAATAACAAATGATGCAAAATTAACCAAGAAACCGTATCGGTTTCCTCGGCTGACATATTAAGGCGGGAACAAATGGATAAAGCCATTTCAGAACCCACTTCGGAATGATCCCCACCTCTGCCTTTGCCCATATCATGTAACAAAGTTGCCATATATAAGGCTCTTTTGGATTGAATACCTTGCAATAATTTATGGGCAAATTGCAAATCATCTTGATAATAACCTGCTTCGAGCATTGCCAGCAATTTAGCAGCTTCGATACTATGTTGATCAACGGTAAAGATATGATAGGTATCAAATTGCATTTGCCCTACCATACGTCGCCATTCTGGCATTAATTGTCCCAATATTCCTGTTTCATTCAGGATATGAAGCCAGTTTGCATTATATTGATCCTCGGGTGGAGGATAAATAATAGTGTTTTTTTCTTCTTCGTTGTTATTTTTTTGTAGTAATTTATAACGTGCCTTAGGGGATAAAAATGTTGGTGTATCACATAACAGGTCAAGAAAAATGGCGGATGCTTCAGCATTGCCACGTAATTGAGCGGCTTTGCGTTCCCATCGAATTAACTGATGAACCGCCAATGGATGTATGGCGCGCTTTTGTGTTTGTGCTAGTTTCAACAGGCGCATCATTTCGATCGGATCTTTTTCAAAAGAAATATGCGCTGTTGGCAGGATTTTTCCTTCTAATAAAGAGCATCCGGTGTGGGGGATATATTTTCCACTTTCAAATTTGTTTAATCTTGCCTTTTGAGTATAAAGCGTCAGCGCTGATTCAATCACATAGGTCAAACGCATGACTTCTCTGGCGGTAAGGAAGTAATGACGCATAAATCGTTCAACACCTACTTGCTGTCCATGTTTGGTGTATCCGATACGCCCACCAACAACAGGCTGCATATCAAATGTTAAACGGTCCTCGGCTCTGCCTGAGATATAGTGCAGTTGAAATCTGACCGTCCACAGAAAATTATGAGCGCGTTGCAAGCGATGAATTTCTTGTTCTGTTAACAAGCCAAGTTCGTTAATTTTGGGTGTTAAAAAGTCAGAAAATTGATCAAAACCCAACGTAAAACGATATTCCCAATAAATGGTTTGCAGGTCTCGTAAACCCCCTTTGCCTTCTTTGATATTGG is a window encoding:
- the thrC gene encoding threonine synthase — protein: MRYVSTRGQAPILNFSNTLLAGLAQDGGLYIPETWPQISADDLRKMRGLSYPELAAKIVHLFTGNEIPEAVLLDLCQKSYAGFNHKAIVPLIQLDHNLFVQELFHGPTLAFKDMAMQLLGHLFDYVLSQRGEKITIVGATSGDTGSAAIEAFKGSSNLTVTILHPYGRTSEVQRRQMTTVLEPNINNIAVEGSFDDCQDLVKAMFADAPFRDAVQLSAVNSINWGRIAAQVPYYIYAALLLGAPDREVSFTVPTGNFGNILAAWTARKIGVPINLLCVGSNHNDILTRFLLNNDMSIQGVRPSLSPSMDIQISSNFERLLFELLDRDADQCRQTMQDFRQNKKMDIPANIWNKATENFKGMALSDQETEKVIQQYYKESAYLADPHTAIGIATAQKYRNKDIPMVTVATAHPAKFPDAIKQATGITPALPLTLSDLYDRKESYQVLPANLKKIEDSVRATIRKNNF
- a CDS encoding tetratricopeptide repeat protein: MFYDQKINHGLSLLSKGQLQEADNIFCDVLTKEPNFSEAFYGRACVARAAGNHALAIGFAGQAIEIKPQSHYYIPLGLSLYEQGHSAEGEAALKSSLLLNPYDPRAYHALALVYEAMGNQQGAEHAFRKAIELQPSSLTYWKELIRFYYQAEAFEQALNIAKDAVKNNVGKIEFMHELGVLLYKMGILGEAERVFRKIIRLNLNIISAYANLGAILFQLNRLQEAKKNLVFALEHEPEVIETQVNLGLVQMGLGALSEAKELLQSAYQKAPLDARIGLNLGTILFELRMLDDAETIYRHLLTPSEFISLTEQEYHKIEYNLSMVLLAKGNVIEGYEHMEARHSLLNHFVDSDHIPIWDGKEPAETLLVRAEQGLGDTLQFIRYLPALLQQYSIVIEVQKELVHLLELIVSSCQSDHSCVVVEKNSVLPEGITHQVMLMSLPYLLQAQEIPQYQLRLETCQSQHISDGLKVGLCWMGNRDNHFDLLRSIPLSNFSSLLDSHKIAFYALQIGLKKSDMPKGFVGALPCGDLLRTAFFIQQLDLVITVDTMIAHLAGILGKPVWLLNRYGGDWRWYPTYQNENNNSLWYPTLRIFQQKQPLPPDQAWNNLMEEVKAELATIL
- a CDS encoding TldD/PmbA family protein, encoding MTQNQNFIKDLIHQAKKAGATAADAVMLASTSVGVQVRNGQSEELERSETKTVGLRVFIDKRSATISTTDLHKDNIEKLVEQAISMAKILPEDPFSGLPEPSSKACIDPKELDLYDASERSTQEMLEQAKQTEAAALAVQGVSNSMGGSCGYSKNEMILANSNDFFGTYARTSHSLSACVLAGTGTDMQRDYDYHSTVHLKDLEDADAIGRSAGEKAVAKLNPKKPNTGILPVIFDPRVANSILGHLAGALNGYAIARGTSFLKNDMGNLIFPADITIIDQPYLIKGLASRPFDVEGLYPEELKLVDQGKIANWLLDSRTASQLGLVSNGHATRGPSSPPSPTTTNLYVMAGTQTPTELMADIKEGIYITEMIGSSVNMVTGDYSRGASGFMIRNGQLAEPVMEFTLASTLKEMFSQLHIANDLKFRYNTNSPTLRIDAMSVAGN
- a CDS encoding [protein-PII] uridylyltransferase, with amino-acid sequence MKHPVTDISSDPTQTTEMFREKIRVAFRNNPNLSRDELLQIFRRHLGRIQTQVRTDFEKNRLSGLQASKQLTAFTDGLMVVLFDLIYHQLLSSDDEKNKIAFVATGGYGRKCLAPFSDLDLLFITPENPSKELLDTIEQHLYFLWDLGIKIGHAIRSIPECLTAAKEDITILTALLDVRLLGGHQKLFDEFIPSFVNLCEGIGATRYILEKSKERENRHKKFGETPYLVEPNIKEGKGGLRDLQTIYWEYRFTLGFDQFSDFLTPKINELGLLTEQEIHRLQRAHNFLWTVRFQLHYISGRAEDRLTFDMQPVVGGRIGYTKHGQQVGVERFMRHYFLTAREVMRLTYVIESALTLYTQKARLNKFESGKYIPHTGCSLLEGKILPTAHISFEKDPIEMMRLLKLAQTQKRAIHPLAVHQLIRWERKAAQLRGNAEASAIFLDLLCDTPTFLSPKARYKLLQKNNNEEEKNTIIYPPPEDQYNANWLHILNETGILGQLMPEWRRMVGQMQFDTYHIFTVDQHSIEAAKLLAMLEAGYYQDDLQFAHKLLQGIQSKRALYMATLLHDMGKGRGGDHSEVGSEMALSICSRLNMSAEETDTVSWLILHHLLLSHTAFQRDIDDPKTILDLVDTIQSPERLRLLFLLTISDMRAVNKKVWNAWKATLLTELYNRVAEVLEGSLATQERDTRVYRVKNNLTKQFSIINLPNADVEFFMNLGYASYWLSFDENTHIRHAHMIIEAQQKQAPLTIRTYPLPDRGVTEVTVYAPDHPGLFSKISGALAVAGASIVDARIHTLTNGMVLDTFWIQDAAQDVFDDPLRLQRTVDLITSALAGTIDIEQRLQDCNRHMLYGRRMRAIHVPPRVVIDNQASNGFTVIEVNGRDRIGLLYDVTKTIREQKLQISSAHITTYGIRAVDVFYIKDVFGLKVQDKKRLSVIREAILKVLEEVEENITGIQPNSAASIIQMEITPPKEEP
- a CDS encoding M16 family metallopeptidase — translated: MNQAIKITRLPSGMLVVTEKMDRVETISLGAYVSVGTRYETAEENGISHFLEHMAFKGTTTRSALNIAEAVENVGGHINAYTAREITAYYIKLLKDDYELGVDILGDILTHSTFDPTELERERGVILQEIGQANDTPDDIVFDYFQETAYPNQPMGRPTLGTEALIHTMQRDTLQAYMARHYNTNNTIFAAAGNLEHDEIVHLVEHYFKDLPQTPTQSVMPANYQGGEFRKEKELDQAHILLGFPSVNYNHPQYYAAILLSIILGGGMSSRLFQEVREKHGLVYSVYAYNTAHQDDGLFGIYAGTGEEQTKKLMPILIQELKNIQTLIKPEELKRTKAQLKSSLLMSMESTASRCEQIARHLQIYNRIIPPQEIVDKIDAVTIEDIYQIAEHIFHGKPTLTTLGPIRHVPSLAEITESLNS
- a CDS encoding L-dopachrome tautomerase-related protein; translation: MILLKPFTRSVSFALALIFIAPSLAHAKQKLDQPALLSSDALKQVASVKGYLPDYIVVDDKERMIAQFPRLTDDKGLSLAIVKPDNTLTPYPNEEWNNINTQNLSKHFIGLTGMTLTPDGILWVLDSGIPKVGATPIKNAAKIITIDTKTDQVLQTYPIPDSVFKEKTALNAIAVYDHHIYIADEGAPAIIVFDTKTGQARRLLENSPSLYSRLAVVANNQVVKPNLDQSSHFNVNQLAISPDGKRLYYQAVSGPLYRIDTMYLNDATYSPAELNEAMMIWFKTPSSGGIVCGPDGTLYIDDIATNSVYRFTTGRILNKLITDPRLKWPAHPFISKNNVLYIPTIQFDQTQLLNKQDHSTIQWPLYIYSLTPPALQNK